The Streptomyces sp. NL15-2K genome contains a region encoding:
- a CDS encoding cobalamin B12-binding domain-containing protein, giving the protein MGVAAGPIRVVVAKPGLDGHDRGAKVIARALRDAGMEVIYTGLHQTPEQIVDTAIQEDADAIGLSILSGAHNTLFAAVIDLLKERDAEDILVFGGGIIPEADISPLKEKGVAEIFTPGATTQSIVDWVRANARQPAGA; this is encoded by the coding sequence ATGGGTGTGGCAGCCGGTCCGATCCGCGTGGTGGTGGCCAAGCCGGGGCTCGACGGCCACGATCGAGGGGCAAAGGTGATCGCGCGGGCGCTGCGCGACGCCGGTATGGAGGTCATCTACACGGGCCTCCACCAGACTCCCGAGCAGATCGTCGACACCGCGATCCAGGAGGACGCCGACGCGATCGGGCTGTCCATCCTCTCGGGGGCGCACAACACGCTGTTCGCGGCCGTGATCGACCTGCTCAAGGAGCGGGACGCGGAGGACATCCTGGTCTTCGGAGGCGGAATCATCCCCGAGGCGGACATTTCCCCGCTGAAGGAGAAGGGCGTCGCGGAGATCTTCACGCCCGGAGCGACCACGCAGTCGATCGTGGACTGGGTTCGGGCGAACGCGCGGCAGCCGGCTGGGGCTTAG
- a CDS encoding DUF5691 domain-containing protein encodes MNRTSAPAAAPAPGAWEELVTAALLGTDRRTPPGCAPGREAPAALLDAAAVETVRRRAGLRPGPAARRPEPAAEDPRPALPTAAARRLAMLLADRPGTGGGGRRGTAPDLMELLPQWLATANARGFAAPPEMLPALLDAARGRTDLRSAALTFAGPRAVWLARLNPDWRFALRATPGGGTSLPRPENTDKIQQLWQEGLFAERVALLAALRAREPATARELLAMTWTTERAEDRLMFLDSLRTGLGPRDEPFLEQSLTDRSRNVRATAAELLSALPGSALAARMAVRAGACVAVDHTKDIPTLTVEAPHECDPSMERDGVVPNPPGGRGERSWWFGQLVEAAPLPTWPARLGGRTPREIVALPVADDWQGELHAAWCRAAVRQRDAEWARALLGAPASPEAGGPGAVSLAERAKLLGTLDAAERAEWVAGFIAAHGLSEAFQLLGVCAVPWATPLGRAVVDALNIARDAGSYPWSFSGVMGLAERCLDPCEASRLDGLLAVPDEPEDASPGAGGYWAEAFQRLVTTLRLRAAMAEELGA; translated from the coding sequence ATGAACAGGACTTCCGCTCCTGCGGCTGCGCCCGCTCCGGGCGCCTGGGAGGAACTGGTCACGGCAGCCCTGCTCGGCACGGACCGGCGCACGCCGCCGGGCTGCGCGCCGGGCCGGGAGGCACCGGCGGCGTTGCTGGACGCGGCGGCCGTGGAGACCGTACGGCGGCGGGCCGGGCTGCGTCCGGGGCCGGCGGCCCGGCGGCCCGAACCTGCCGCCGAGGACCCGCGTCCTGCGCTGCCGACCGCGGCGGCCCGCAGGCTGGCGATGCTCCTGGCCGACCGCCCCGGCACGGGGGGTGGGGGCCGCAGAGGCACGGCACCGGACCTCATGGAGCTGCTGCCGCAGTGGCTCGCGACGGCGAACGCGCGCGGTTTCGCCGCACCCCCCGAGATGCTGCCCGCGCTCCTGGACGCGGCCCGGGGACGGACGGACCTGCGGTCGGCGGCGCTGACCTTCGCGGGACCGCGTGCCGTGTGGCTCGCCCGGCTGAACCCGGACTGGCGGTTCGCTCTGCGCGCGACCCCGGGCGGTGGCACATCGCTCCCCCGTCCCGAAAACACCGACAAGATCCAGCAGCTCTGGCAGGAAGGGCTGTTCGCCGAGCGCGTCGCCCTCCTCGCCGCGCTGCGTGCCCGAGAGCCCGCCACCGCGCGGGAGTTGCTCGCCATGACATGGACGACGGAGCGGGCCGAGGACCGGCTGATGTTCCTCGACTCGCTGCGGACGGGCCTGGGCCCGCGGGACGAGCCGTTCCTGGAGCAGTCGCTGACCGACCGCAGCCGCAATGTACGGGCGACGGCGGCGGAGCTGCTGTCGGCGTTGCCGGGTTCGGCGCTCGCGGCGCGGATGGCGGTCAGGGCGGGCGCGTGCGTGGCCGTCGACCACACGAAGGACATACCGACCCTCACGGTCGAGGCGCCGCACGAGTGCGACCCGAGCATGGAGCGCGACGGTGTCGTACCCAATCCGCCGGGCGGGCGGGGTGAGCGGTCGTGGTGGTTCGGCCAGTTGGTGGAGGCGGCACCGCTGCCCACCTGGCCGGCCCGGCTCGGGGGCCGCACACCGCGGGAGATCGTGGCGCTGCCGGTGGCGGACGACTGGCAGGGCGAACTGCACGCGGCGTGGTGCCGGGCGGCGGTGCGGCAGCGGGACGCCGAGTGGGCGCGAGCCCTCCTCGGAGCGCCCGCGTCACCCGAGGCCGGCGGCCCCGGCGCGGTGTCCCTGGCCGAGCGGGCCAAGCTGCTCGGCACGCTGGACGCCGCCGAACGGGCCGAGTGGGTGGCCGGGTTCATCGCGGCGCACGGGCTGTCCGAGGCCTTCCAGTTGCTCGGTGTGTGCGCGGTGCCGTGGGCCACGCCGCTCGGGCGGGCCGTGGTGGACGCGCTCAACATCGCACGGGATGCGGGGAGTTACCCATGGAGCTTCAGCGGAGTGATGGGGCTGGCCGAGCGCTGCCTCGACCCCTGCGAGGCGAGCCGTCTCGACGGATTGCTGGCGGTACCGGACGAGCCGGAGGACGCGAGTCCGGGGGCCGGGGGCTATTGGGCGGAGGCGTTTCAGCGGCTGGTCACTACGTTGCGGTTGCGGGCGGCGATGGCCGAGGAGTTGGGGGCGTAG
- a CDS encoding SWIM zinc finger family protein, whose amino-acid sequence MTQQGVRWSADQVLALAPDAVSRKAGSKLGAAGPWSEAGRCGEGTVWGLCKGSGSKPYQTVVDIADASGPAYKCSCPSRKFPCKHALGLLLLWAGGDGAVPPGQPPEWAGQWIEGRRQRATEKRAADAAGSPSGSADPEAARRRAERRAERITAGATELEQRLADLLRGGLAGVEQAGYGLWEETAARMVDAQAPGLAARVRELGAIPASGPGWPVRLLEECALLHLLDQGWFRREELPEALAATVRSRIGLPTSADGPPVRDRWLVLAQYDTADARLTTRRIWLYGAESDRTALLLSYGAAGRAPELALPVGLTLEAEVSAYPGAGQPRAALGEQFTPPAPASIRPPGVTAAQAAARYGEALRDDPWLGSVPVTLDQVVPTPDGESWQLADAGGDAALPLTPTARSRPGLWRLVALSGGAPVKVFGECGHLGFTPLTAWPEGVGEAVSLC is encoded by the coding sequence ATGACTCAGCAGGGGGTGCGCTGGAGCGCGGATCAGGTGCTGGCACTGGCGCCTGACGCCGTATCACGCAAAGCGGGCAGCAAACTCGGCGCGGCCGGGCCGTGGTCCGAGGCGGGCAGGTGTGGCGAGGGGACGGTGTGGGGGCTGTGCAAGGGCAGCGGGAGCAAGCCGTATCAGACGGTCGTGGACATCGCGGACGCGTCGGGACCGGCGTACAAGTGCAGTTGCCCGAGCCGCAAGTTCCCGTGCAAGCACGCGCTCGGGCTGCTGCTGCTCTGGGCGGGCGGGGACGGGGCGGTGCCGCCGGGGCAGCCGCCGGAGTGGGCCGGGCAGTGGATAGAGGGGAGAAGACAGCGCGCGACGGAGAAACGGGCGGCGGATGCGGCCGGTTCCCCGTCCGGGTCCGCTGATCCCGAGGCGGCGCGGCGCAGGGCGGAGCGCCGGGCCGAGCGGATCACGGCGGGGGCGACGGAGCTGGAGCAGCGGCTGGCGGACCTGCTGCGCGGCGGCCTGGCGGGCGTGGAACAGGCGGGGTACGGGCTGTGGGAGGAGACGGCGGCCCGCATGGTCGACGCCCAGGCACCCGGACTGGCTGCTCGTGTGCGGGAGTTGGGGGCGATCCCGGCGTCCGGACCGGGCTGGCCGGTCCGGTTGCTGGAGGAGTGCGCGCTGCTCCACCTCCTCGACCAGGGCTGGTTCCGCCGGGAGGAGTTGCCCGAGGCCCTGGCGGCGACGGTCCGTTCCCGCATCGGCCTGCCCACCTCGGCGGACGGCCCGCCGGTGCGCGATCGCTGGCTGGTCCTCGCCCAGTACGACACGGCGGACGCGCGCCTGACGACCCGCCGGATCTGGCTGTACGGCGCCGAGTCGGACCGTACGGCGCTGCTCCTCTCTTATGGCGCCGCCGGCCGCGCCCCGGAGCTCGCGCTGCCGGTGGGCCTGACGCTGGAGGCCGAGGTGTCGGCGTACCCGGGCGCCGGACAGCCGCGTGCGGCCCTCGGCGAGCAGTTCACCCCGCCCGCTCCCGCGTCGATACGGCCGCCGGGGGTGACGGCGGCCCAGGCGGCCGCCCGCTACGGCGAGGCGCTGCGGGACGATCCCTGGCTGGGCTCCGTCCCCGTGACGCTGGACCAGGTCGTGCCGACCCCGGACGGCGAGTCCTGGCAGTTGGCGGACGCGGGCGGTGACGCGGCGCTGCCCCTCACCCCCACCGCCCGTTCCCGTCCTGGCCTGTGGCGGCTGGTCGCCCTCTCCGGCGGCGCACCCGTCAAGGTCTTCGGCGAGTGCGGCCATCTGGGCTTCACCCCGCTGACGGCGTGGCCGGAGGGGGTGGGTGAGGCGGTGTCGCTGTGCTGA
- a CDS encoding AAA family ATPase, which produces MSLSVEPTSVDVRETETTEALRPHAEDAFAGELAALAAQDDRPRPARWKMSPWAVATYLLGGTLPDGTVITPKYVGPRRIVEVAVTTLATDRALLLLGVPGTAKTWVSEHLAAAVSGDSTLLVQGTAGTPEEAIRYGWNYAQLLAHGPSRDALVPSPVMRAMAEGMTARVEELTRIPADVQDTLITILSEKTLPIPELGQEVQAVRGFNLIATANDRDRGVNDLSSALRRRFNTVVLPLPESVEAEVDIVSRRVDQIGRSLDLPAAPDGIDEIRRVVTVFRELRDGVTSDGRTKVKSPSGTLSTAEAISVVTNGLALAAHFGDGVLRAGDVAAGLLGAVVRDPAADRVIWQEYLEAVVRERDGWKDFYRACREVSV; this is translated from the coding sequence ATGTCCTTGTCCGTGGAACCGACGTCCGTGGACGTGCGTGAGACGGAGACGACCGAGGCGTTGCGGCCGCATGCCGAGGACGCCTTCGCCGGTGAACTCGCCGCGCTCGCCGCGCAGGACGACCGTCCGCGCCCGGCCCGCTGGAAGATGTCGCCGTGGGCGGTCGCGACGTACCTGCTCGGGGGCACGCTGCCCGACGGCACGGTGATCACACCGAAGTACGTGGGCCCGCGCCGCATCGTCGAGGTCGCCGTCACCACCCTCGCCACCGACCGCGCCCTGCTCCTGCTCGGCGTGCCCGGCACCGCCAAGACCTGGGTGTCCGAGCACCTGGCCGCGGCGGTCAGCGGCGACTCGACGCTGCTGGTGCAGGGCACGGCCGGCACACCGGAGGAGGCGATCCGGTACGGCTGGAACTACGCGCAGCTGCTCGCGCACGGCCCCAGCCGTGACGCCCTCGTGCCCAGCCCCGTCATGCGGGCGATGGCGGAGGGGATGACGGCCCGGGTCGAGGAGCTGACCCGCATTCCGGCCGACGTGCAGGACACGCTGATCACGATCCTGTCGGAGAAGACGCTGCCGATACCGGAGCTGGGCCAGGAGGTGCAGGCGGTCCGCGGCTTCAACCTGATCGCGACGGCCAACGACCGCGACCGCGGGGTCAACGATCTCTCCAGCGCCCTGCGCCGCCGCTTCAACACGGTCGTGCTGCCGCTGCCGGAGAGCGTGGAGGCCGAGGTCGACATCGTCTCGCGCCGCGTCGACCAGATCGGACGCTCCCTGGACCTGCCGGCCGCGCCCGACGGCATCGACGAGATCCGCCGGGTGGTGACCGTCTTCCGCGAGCTGCGCGACGGCGTCACCTCCGACGGCCGTACGAAGGTGAAGTCGCCCAGCGGCACGCTGTCGACGGCGGAGGCGATCTCCGTCGTGACCAACGGCCTCGCGCTGGCGGCGCACTTCGGCGACGGCGTGCTGCGGGCCGGGGACGTCGCCGCGGGCCTCCTCGGCGCCGTCGTCCGCGATCCGGCGGCCGACCGGGTCATCTGGCAGGAGTACCTGGAGGCGGTCGTCCGCGAGCGCGACGGCTGGAAGGACTTCTATCGCGCGTGCCGGGAGGTGAGCGTGTGA
- a CDS encoding DUF5682 family protein: MRHHGPGSARAVRGALDAGRPRVVLIEGPPEADVLIPLAADEDMRPPVALLAHAVDEPGRSAFWPLAEFSPEWVAIRWALEHDVPARFIDLPATHTLAWGKDMETEPTGEETDAPEPGADVRVDPLGLLAETAGYDDPERWWEDVVEHRGGGEGDAFAPFVALEEAMGALRETYGSGGHDRDLVREAFMRLQVRAAQREFGDAVAVVCGAWHVPALRQRTTVGADRALLKGLPKVKADMTWVPWTYRRLSRRSGYGAGIDSPGWYGHLFGAPDRPVERWLTKVAGLLRDEDRIVSSAHVIEAVRLAETLAVMRGRPLPGLSETTDAVRAVMCEGSDVPLALVHDRLVVGDVLGEVPRAAPAVPLQRDLDRIQRRLRLKPEALERELELDLRKDTDAERSRLLHRLRLLGVGWGEPAASRGSTGTFRETWRLRWEPELAVRVAEAGVWGTTVLGAATARAEADAVAAQGLADVTGLAERCLLAELPDALPTVMRILADRAALDTDVGHLAQALPALVRSLRYGDVRGTDTAALTEVAAGLAERIFVGLPPACAALDADAAEEMRRHVDAVHGAVGLLGADAPVAVHGGLRGRWHAVLRVLAGRDSVPGVVRGRGVRLLLDDGELAQGEAARLMGLVLSPGTPPADAAAWIEGFVGGGSGGGLLLVHDERLLGLVDAWLTGVPTEAFTDVLPLLRRTFSAYEPGVRRTLGELVRRGPGQRGSGASAGAAIPGFAPDLDSERVDAVLPVLRLLLGLSGPERSAAGAAAEEEDADNDLVGVAR, encoded by the coding sequence GTGCGGCATCACGGGCCCGGGTCCGCGCGGGCCGTGCGGGGGGCGCTGGACGCGGGCCGGCCGCGGGTCGTGCTGATCGAAGGGCCGCCCGAGGCCGACGTACTGATCCCGTTGGCGGCCGACGAGGACATGCGGCCGCCGGTCGCGCTGCTCGCCCATGCCGTGGACGAGCCCGGCCGCTCCGCGTTCTGGCCGCTGGCCGAGTTCTCCCCGGAGTGGGTCGCCATCCGCTGGGCCCTGGAGCACGATGTGCCGGCCCGCTTCATCGACCTCCCGGCCACGCACACCCTGGCGTGGGGGAAGGACATGGAGACGGAGCCCACCGGCGAGGAAACCGACGCGCCCGAGCCAGGCGCCGACGTCCGGGTCGATCCCCTCGGCCTGCTCGCCGAGACCGCCGGCTACGACGATCCGGAGCGCTGGTGGGAGGACGTCGTCGAGCACCGGGGCGGGGGAGAGGGCGACGCGTTCGCGCCGTTCGTCGCGCTCGAAGAGGCCATGGGGGCGCTGCGGGAGACGTACGGCAGCGGGGGCCACGACCGGGATCTCGTCCGGGAGGCGTTCATGCGGCTCCAGGTGCGCGCGGCGCAGCGCGAGTTCGGGGATGCCGTGGCCGTGGTGTGCGGTGCCTGGCACGTGCCCGCGCTGCGGCAGCGGACCACCGTCGGCGCCGACCGGGCCCTGCTGAAGGGGCTGCCCAAGGTCAAGGCGGACATGACGTGGGTGCCGTGGACGTACCGCAGGCTCTCGCGGCGCAGCGGATACGGCGCGGGCATCGACTCGCCGGGGTGGTACGGGCATCTGTTCGGCGCGCCGGACCGGCCGGTGGAGCGCTGGCTGACCAAGGTGGCCGGCCTGCTGAGGGACGAGGACCGGATCGTCTCCTCGGCGCACGTCATCGAGGCGGTACGGCTGGCCGAGACGCTCGCCGTGATGCGCGGCCGCCCGCTGCCCGGCCTGAGCGAGACCACCGACGCCGTGCGGGCGGTGATGTGCGAGGGCTCGGACGTGCCGCTGGCGCTGGTGCACGACCGGCTCGTCGTGGGGGACGTGCTGGGCGAGGTGCCGCGGGCCGCGCCGGCGGTGCCGTTGCAGCGCGACCTGGACCGGATCCAGCGTCGGCTGCGGCTCAAACCGGAGGCGCTGGAACGCGAGTTGGAGCTCGACCTGCGCAAGGACACCGACGCCGAGCGCAGCAGGCTGCTGCACCGGCTGCGGCTGCTCGGGGTCGGGTGGGGGGAACCGGCCGCCTCGCGGGGCAGCACGGGGACGTTCCGGGAGACGTGGCGGCTGCGGTGGGAGCCGGAACTGGCGGTGCGGGTCGCCGAGGCCGGGGTGTGGGGGACGACGGTGCTCGGCGCCGCGACCGCCAGGGCGGAGGCGGACGCCGTCGCCGCGCAGGGCCTCGCCGACGTCACCGGGCTCGCCGAGCGGTGCCTGCTGGCCGAACTGCCGGACGCGCTGCCCACGGTGATGCGGATCCTCGCCGACCGCGCGGCCCTCGACACGGACGTCGGCCACCTCGCCCAGGCCCTGCCGGCCCTGGTCCGCTCCCTGCGCTACGGCGACGTACGCGGCACGGACACCGCCGCGCTGACGGAGGTCGCCGCGGGCCTGGCCGAGCGCATCTTCGTCGGCCTGCCGCCGGCCTGCGCCGCTCTCGACGCGGACGCGGCCGAGGAGATGCGGCGCCATGTCGACGCGGTGCACGGGGCGGTGGGGTTGCTGGGGGCCGACGCCCCCGTCGCGGTCCACGGCGGCCTGCGCGGACGGTGGCACGCGGTGCTGCGGGTGCTGGCCGGGCGGGACAGCGTGCCCGGGGTCGTGCGGGGGCGGGGCGTGCGGTTGCTGCTGGACGACGGGGAGCTGGCGCAGGGGGAAGCGGCGCGGCTCATGGGGCTCGTGTTGTCGCCGGGGACACCGCCGGCGGACGCGGCCGCGTGGATCGAGGGCTTCGTCGGCGGCGGTTCCGGCGGCGGGCTGCTGCTCGTGCACGACGAGCGGCTGCTCGGGCTGGTCGACGCCTGGCTGACCGGCGTGCCGACGGAGGCGTTCACGGACGTGCTGCCGCTGCTGCGGCGCACCTTCTCGGCATACGAGCCGGGTGTGCGCCGGACCCTGGGCGAGCTGGTCCGGCGCGGGCCGGGGCAACGGGGGAGCGGGGCTTCGGCCGGGGCCGCGATACCCGGGTTCGCTCCCGACCTCGACAGCGAGCGCGTGGACGCCGTGCTGCCGGTGCTCCGGCTGCTGTTGGGGCTGAGCGGCCCGGAAAGAAGCGCTGCGGGAGCGGCCGCCGAGGAAGAGGACGCCGACAACGACCTGGTGGGGGTGGCGCGATGA
- a CDS encoding VWA domain-containing protein, which produces MTTDPVTDPIDPGQERLRRWRLVLGGDAADGTGCALSGRDAAMDGALAALYNKGDKGQTGRDRSAGLGASAPSVARWLGDIRTYFPSTVVQVMQRDAIDRLGLSTLLLEPEMLEAVEADVHLVGTLLSLNKAMPETTKETARAVVRKVVEDLEKRLATRTRATLTGALDRSARINRPRHHDIDWNRTIAANLKHYLPEYGTVVPERLIGYGRASQSVKKEVILCIDQSGSMAASVVYASVFGAVLASMRSISTRLVVFDTAVVDLTDQLDDPVDVLFGTQLGGGTDINRALAYCQSQITRPAETVVVLISDLYEGGIRNEMLKRVAAMKAAGVQFVTLLALSDEGAPAYDREHAAALAGLGAPAFACTPDLFPEVMAAAIEKRPLPIPDR; this is translated from the coding sequence ATGACGACCGATCCGGTGACCGATCCCATCGACCCGGGGCAGGAGCGGCTGCGGCGCTGGCGGCTCGTCCTCGGGGGCGACGCGGCCGACGGCACCGGCTGCGCGCTGTCCGGGCGGGACGCCGCGATGGACGGGGCGTTGGCCGCGCTCTACAACAAGGGGGACAAGGGGCAGACGGGGCGGGACCGTTCGGCGGGGCTGGGGGCGTCGGCGCCGTCCGTGGCGCGGTGGCTCGGGGACATCCGGACGTACTTCCCCTCCACCGTCGTGCAGGTCATGCAGCGCGACGCCATCGACCGGCTCGGGCTGTCCACGCTGCTCCTCGAACCGGAGATGCTGGAGGCGGTCGAGGCCGACGTGCACCTCGTCGGCACGCTGCTCTCCCTCAACAAGGCGATGCCGGAGACGACGAAGGAGACGGCACGGGCCGTCGTGCGCAAGGTCGTGGAGGACCTGGAGAAGCGGCTCGCCACCCGTACCCGGGCCACCCTCACCGGCGCCCTCGACCGCAGCGCCCGCATCAACCGGCCCCGCCACCACGACATCGACTGGAACCGCACGATCGCGGCCAACCTCAAGCACTACCTGCCGGAGTACGGGACGGTCGTACCGGAGCGGCTCATCGGGTACGGGCGCGCCTCCCAGTCGGTGAAGAAGGAGGTCATCCTCTGCATCGACCAGTCGGGGTCCATGGCGGCATCCGTGGTGTACGCGTCCGTGTTCGGGGCGGTGCTGGCGTCCATGCGGTCGATCAGCACCCGGCTCGTCGTCTTCGACACGGCGGTCGTCGACCTCACCGACCAGCTCGACGACCCGGTCGACGTCCTGTTCGGCACACAGCTCGGCGGCGGCACGGACATCAACCGGGCGCTGGCGTACTGCCAGTCGCAGATCACCCGGCCCGCGGAGACGGTGGTGGTGCTGATCAGCGACCTCTACGAAGGAGGCATACGGAACGAGATGCTCAAGCGGGTCGCGGCGATGAAGGCGGCGGGCGTGCAGTTCGTGACGCTGCTCGCGCTGTCGGACGAGGGGGCGCCGGCGTACGACCGGGAGCACGCGGCCGCGCTCGCCGGGCTGGGCGCGCCGGCCTTCGCCTGCACGCCCGACCTGTTCCCGGAGGTGATGGCGGCGGCGATCGAGAAGCGCCCGCTGCCGATACCCGACAGGTGA
- the sucC gene encoding ADP-forming succinate--CoA ligase subunit beta, whose amino-acid sequence MDLFEYQARDLFAKHDVPVLAGEVIDTPEAARAATERLGGKSVVKAQVKVGGRGKAGGVKLAATPDEAVARATDILGMDIKGHTVHKVMLAETAPEILEEYYVSFLLDRANRTFLSIASVEGGMEIEEVAATRPDAVAKTPIDANEGVTEEKAREIVAAAKFPADVADKIVNVLVKLWDTFIKEDALLVEVNPLAKVASGDVIALDGKVSLDENAEFRQPEHEALADKDAANPLEAAAKEKNLNYVKLDGEVGIIGNGAGLVMSTLDVVAYAGEAHGGVKPANFLDIGGGASAQVMANGLEIILGDPDVRSVFVNVFGGITACDEVANGIVQALELLKSKGEDVTKPLVVRLDGNNAELGRQILSDANHPLVQRVDTMDGAADKAAELAAAK is encoded by the coding sequence GTGGACCTGTTCGAGTACCAGGCGAGGGACCTCTTCGCCAAGCACGATGTACCGGTGCTGGCCGGTGAAGTCATCGACACGCCTGAGGCGGCCCGCGCAGCCACTGAGCGCCTCGGTGGCAAGTCCGTCGTCAAGGCCCAGGTGAAGGTCGGCGGCCGTGGCAAGGCCGGTGGCGTGAAGCTCGCCGCCACCCCGGACGAGGCCGTCGCCCGCGCGACGGACATCCTCGGCATGGACATCAAGGGCCACACGGTCCACAAGGTGATGCTCGCCGAGACGGCCCCGGAGATCCTGGAGGAGTACTACGTCTCCTTCCTCCTCGACCGTGCCAACCGCACCTTCCTCTCCATCGCCTCCGTCGAGGGCGGCATGGAGATCGAGGAGGTGGCGGCCACCCGTCCGGACGCCGTCGCCAAGACGCCGATCGACGCCAACGAGGGTGTGACCGAGGAGAAGGCCCGCGAGATCGTCGCGGCCGCCAAGTTCCCGGCCGACGTCGCCGACAAGATCGTGAACGTCCTCGTCAAGCTGTGGGACACCTTCATCAAGGAGGACGCCCTCCTCGTCGAGGTCAACCCGCTGGCCAAGGTCGCCTCCGGTGACGTCATCGCCCTCGACGGCAAGGTCTCCCTCGACGAGAACGCCGAGTTCCGTCAGCCGGAGCACGAGGCCCTCGCGGACAAGGACGCGGCCAACCCGCTCGAGGCCGCCGCCAAGGAGAAGAACCTCAACTACGTCAAGCTCGACGGCGAGGTCGGCATCATCGGCAACGGCGCGGGTCTCGTCATGAGCACCCTGGACGTCGTCGCGTACGCCGGTGAGGCGCACGGTGGCGTCAAGCCCGCCAACTTCCTCGACATCGGCGGCGGCGCCTCCGCGCAGGTCATGGCGAACGGCCTGGAGATCATCCTGGGCGACCCGGACGTCAGGTCCGTCTTCGTCAACGTCTTCGGCGGCATCACCGCCTGCGACGAGGTCGCCAACGGCATCGTCCAGGCCCTGGAGCTCCTCAAGTCCAAGGGCGAGGACGTCACCAAGCCGCTGGTCGTCCGGCTGGACGGCAACAACGCCGAACTGGGTCGTCAGATCCTCTCCGACGCCAACCACCCGCTGGTGCAGCGCGTGGACACCATGGACGGCGCGGCCGACAAGGCCGCCGAGCTCGCGGCCGCGAAGTAA
- the sucD gene encoding succinate--CoA ligase subunit alpha encodes MAIFLNKDSKVIVQGMTGATGMKHTKLMLADGTNIVGGVNPRKAGTSVDIDGNEIPVFGTVAEAIEKTGANVSVLFVPPAFAKAAVVEAIDAEIPLAVVITEGIAVHDSAAFYAYAVSQGNKTRIIGPNCPGLITPGQSNAGIIPGDITKPGRIGLVSKSGTLTYQMMYELRDIGFSSAVGIGGDPVIGTTHIDALAAFEADPDTDLIVMIGEIGGDAEERAAAFIKENVKKPVVGYVAGFTAPEGKTMGHAGAIVSGSSGTAAAKKEALEAAGVKVGKTPTETAKLARELLAG; translated from the coding sequence ATGGCTATCTTCCTCAACAAGGACAGCAAGGTCATCGTCCAGGGCATGACCGGTGCCACGGGCATGAAGCACACCAAGCTCATGCTGGCCGACGGCACGAACATCGTCGGTGGCGTGAACCCCCGCAAGGCGGGCACGTCGGTCGACATCGACGGCAACGAGATCCCGGTCTTCGGCACGGTCGCCGAGGCGATCGAGAAGACGGGCGCGAACGTATCCGTCCTCTTCGTGCCGCCGGCCTTCGCCAAGGCCGCCGTGGTCGAGGCGATCGACGCCGAGATCCCGCTCGCGGTCGTCATCACCGAGGGCATCGCCGTCCACGACTCGGCCGCGTTCTACGCGTACGCCGTGTCGCAGGGCAACAAGACCCGCATCATCGGTCCGAACTGCCCGGGCCTGATCACCCCCGGTCAGTCGAACGCCGGCATCATCCCGGGCGACATCACCAAGCCGGGCCGTATCGGCCTGGTGTCGAAGTCCGGCACGCTGACGTACCAGATGATGTACGAGCTGCGTGACATCGGCTTCTCGTCGGCCGTCGGCATCGGTGGCGACCCGGTCATCGGGACGACCCACATCGACGCCCTCGCCGCGTTCGAGGCCGACCCCGACACCGACCTGATCGTGATGATCGGTGAGATCGGCGGCGACGCCGAGGAGCGGGCCGCGGCCTTCATCAAGGAGAACGTGAAGAAGCCGGTCGTCGGCTACGTCGCGGGCTTCACCGCGCCCGAGGGCAAGACCATGGGTCACGCGGGCGCGATCGTCTCCGGGTCGTCCGGTACGGCCGCCGCGAAGAAGGAGGCCCTCGAGGCCGCCGGCGTCAAGGTGGGCAAGACGCCGACCGAGACGGCGAAGCTCGCGCGTGAGCTTCTCGCCGGCTGA